The genome window AATCCCAAGGGCAAATGACAACAGGATGGTCCATGTCAACAATAAATCCGATAAGACAATAGCAGAAAATAATCCTAAAACAAAGAACAATCCTTCTTCAATCAGAATCTCTCTTGCAAAAAACAAGCAGTAAAGTAAAAGAAGTACTTCGAAAACAATCAAAATCAGCAACCATCTACTTAACTTTTCCGTTTTTTTCATTTATTCTTTCTCTCCCTCATGAAATTCTTCGGCAGCCTCTCCCTGGCCAAAGTAATGTTTAATGGCTTGTACGATTCGCTCAGAAGCTTTTCCATCCCCATAAGGATTTCGGGCATTTGCCATTTGAAGATACAGGCTTTCGTTGCTTAAGAGCTCTGTCATCGTGGATTTGACGACGGTAGGATCCGTTCCAACTAATTTCAAGGTCCCTGCTTTGACCCCTTCTGGGCGTTCCGTTGTATCGCGCAATACCAATACCGGTTTTCCTAATGATGGCGCCTCCTCTTGCACCCCACCTGAATCCGACATGATAAAGTAACTTCTAGAAGCTAAATTGTGGAAATCCAGCACATCTAGAGGCTCAATGAGGTGGATCCGATCATGTTCTCCTAATAGATCGTTTGCCGCCTCTTGGACCGCTGGACTAAGATGCACTGGGTAAACCACTTCAATAGTCGGTTCTTGATCCACCATTTCTCTCAGAGCTCCAAAGACCGCTCGCATGGGTTGGCCTTGATTTTCTCTTCGATGCATGGTGACCAGGATGACTTTTTTATCTGGATCCAATTGATCTAACACTTCGTGGTGATAGTCCTCTTGAACCGTGAGTTTCAACGCATCAATGGCAGTATTTCCCGTCACTACAATAGAGGATTCCGGATGATTTTCTTTTAAGAGATTGGCCTTACTTTCGCCTGTCGGCGCAAAATACAGATCCGCTAAATCATCCGTCATTTGACGGTTCATCTCTTCTGGATACGGTGAATATTTATCAAAGGTTCTCAAACCAGCTTCGACGTGACCAATGCGGACTTGATTGTAAAAGGCAACCAGACTCGCCGCAAAGGTGGTTGTCGTATCTCCATGGACGAGCACCATATCCGGCTTTTCTTTTTTGATAACTGGATCTAATTGATTCAGAATTTTAGAGGTAATGTCCAATAAGGTCTGGCTTTTTCCCATAATATCCAAATCGTAATCAGGTACGATGTTAAAGGTTTCTAAGACCTGGTCCAGCATTTGACGGTGCTGGGCAGTGACCACTGTGATGGTCTCAATAACCTCCTTTTGTTTTTGCAACTCCAATACCAAAGGGGCCATTTTGATGGCCTCCGGTCGGGTTCCAAACACAACCATAATTTTCAATTTTCCCATAAACTTCTCCCGTTGACATGCATGTAATTCAACATTTTTTTAATTTGTGTACATCTTTTTTCATTCTACCGCCAATGACTTTAAATGTCAAACCGATTTTGGGTTTTATAAAGAAATTACTAATAGTTAGTCATTTTATTATTTTGGTGTTTAGAATACATATCCATATAATCACTAATTGTAAGTATTTACAACACGACTTTTACCGGGCTAATATTTTTGGTAAAAAAATAATTCAATAATTATACAATTATTTTTCAAATAATAAATTTTTATAATTTTTTCAAAAAAAGCCGGAACTTGTAGTTCCGACTTATTTTCTTATTCTTCTATGACTTCAGCTGTTTGAACTTCATCGACTGTTCCATCTGTTAATGGCACTTCTTCGATAATTTCAACTTCATTAATCGCTTGTGGTTCCAAGTTGCGGTAACGAGCCATACCTGTACCTGCAGGAATAATCTTACCAATGATAACATTTTCCTTAAGTCCAAGGAGATGGTCTTTCTTACCACGGATCGCTGCGTCTGTAAGAACACGAGTTGTTTCCTGGAAGGAAGCCGCAGACAAGAAACTGTTGGTTTCAAGTGAGGCTTTGGTAATTCCCATAAGGACTGGACGAGCAGTCGCAGGAACTCCACCAGAAATAAGGACATCCTTATTAGCATCTGTAAAGTCTGTAATGTCCATCAGAGTACCCATGAGAAGGTCTGTATCTCCTGGATCCATGACACGTACTTTACGGATCATTTGACGCACCATTACCTCGATGTGTTTGTCGCCGATTTCTACCCCTTGGCTACGGTATACTTTTTGTACTTCCGCAAGAAGGTAAGTTTCAACAGACAAGACATCACGAACGGCAAGGAGACGTTTTGGTTGGATAGACCCTTCTGTCAGAGCATCACCACGAGAGACTTGATCTCCCACTTCGACTTTCATGCGGGCAGTGTAAGGGACAACGTATTCGCCCTCACCAGTTGCTCCGCTAACAAAGACTTTCTTGGTGCGTGTAGAAGCATCTTCTTCGATCGCTGTGACTTCCCCTTTGACCTCAGTGATGACCGCTTCCCCTTTTGGATTGCGGGCTTCAAAGATTTCTTGGACACGAGGAAGACCCTGAGTGATATCGGTATTTGAGGCAACCCCACCCGTGTGGAAGGTACGCATGGTCAACTGTGTACCAGGTTCCCCGATAGATTGGGCAGCGATAGTTCCGACTGCTTCACCCACTTCAACCGCATCACCAGTCGCCAAGTTGATACCATAACAGTGACGGCAGACACCATGGCGGGTGTTACATGTAAAGACAGAGCGGATAGTGACTTCTTCAACACCAGCTTTGACAATTTCACGTGCTAGGTCTTCTGAAATCAAGGTATCTGGACCAACGATGACTTCACCTGTTTCAGGATGTTTAACAGATTTCTTGGTATAACGACCAGTCAAGCGTTCTTCGAGTGGCTCGATCATTTCCTTACCATCAGTAATGGCACGGATCACAAGTCCACGGTCTGTTCCACAGTCATCTTCACGGATAATGACGTCTTGGGCCACGTCAACCAAACGACGAGTCAAGTAACCTGAGTCGGCTGTCTTCAAGGCCGTATCGGTCATCCCTTTACGGGCACCGTGAGTTGAGAAGAACATTTCGAGTACTGACAAACCTTCGCGGAAGTTTGACAGGATTGGCAATTCCATGATCCGTCCGTTTGGAGCGGCCATCAAACCACGCATACCGGCAAGTTGCGAGAAGTTTGAAATGTTACCACGGGCTCCAGAGTCCATCATCATAACGATTGGGTTCTTCGGATCTTGGTTATCCACCAAGCGTTTTTCCAATTTTTCACGGGCTGCACGCCATTCAGCTGTAACGGCATTGTAGCGTTCGTCATCTGTGATCAAACCACGACGGAATTGTTTAGTGATTTGTTCCACACGTTTGTGAGATTCTTCAATGATTTCTGCCTTATCTTCAACGACCGGAATATCGGCAATCCCCACTGTCAAACCAGCAAGGGTTGAGTGATGGTAACCCAAGTCTTTCAAGCGGTCCAAGAAAGCAGACGTTTCAGTTGTACGGAAGCGTTTGAAGATTTCTGCGATGATATTTCCAAGATTTTTCTTCTTGAATGGAACGTTTAATTCCAATTTCTCAATCGCTGCTTTGACATCTTGACCAGGCTCCAAGAAGTACTTAGCTGGAACGCCTTCTGTCAAGTTGGCATTATTTGGCTCTTGAAGGTATGGAAGCTCTGCAGGCATGATATCGTTAAAGAGGATCTTACCAACAGTTGTCAAGAGAATCTTGTGTTGTTGCGCTTCTGTCCATGGTTTGTTCAAGCTATCTGTCGCAATTCCGACACGTGTATGCAAGTGAACATAGCCATTGCGAAGGGCCATGACCGCTTCATCACGGTCTTTGAAGACCATGCCTTCGCCTTCACGACCAGCTTCTTCCATAGTGAGGTAATAGTTCCCCAATACCATATCCTGAGATGGGGTAACAACTGGTTTACCGTCTTTTGGATTCAAGATGTGCTCAGCAGCCAACATCAAGATACGAGCTTCTGCTTGAGCTTCTTCTGAAAGCGGTACGTGGATGGCCATTTGGTCCCCGTCAAAGTCGGCATTATAGGCTTCACAGACAAGTGGGTGCAAGCGAAGAGCTTTCCCGTCAATCAAGACAGGTTCAAAAGCTTGGATCCCCAAACGGTGAAGGGTCGGTGCGCGGTTCAAGAGAACTGGGTGTTCTTTGATCACTTCTTCTAGGATATCCCAGATGCGTTCATCTCCACGTTCGACCAAGCGTTTTGCAGCTTTAACGTTTTGCACGATATCACGCGCAACGATTTCACGCATCACGAATGGTTTGAAGAGCTCGATCGCCATTTCACGTGGCACACCACATTGGTACATCTTAAGAGTTGGACCAACGGCGATAACAGAACGTCCTGAGAAGTCAACCCGTTTACCGAGCAAGTTTTGACGGAAGCGTCCTTGTTTCCCTTTGAGCATGTGACTCAATGATTTTAATGGACGGCTACCTGGTCCTGTGATTGGACGACCACGACGACCGTTATCGATCAAAGCATCAACGGCTTCTTGGAGCATCCGTTTTTCGTTTTGCACGATGATACCAGGGGCATTCAACTCAAGCAAACGTGCCAAACGGTTGTTCCGGTTAATCACACGGCGGTAAAGGTCGTTCAAGTCAGAGGCAGCAAAACGGCCACCATCCAATTGGACCATCGGACGAAGATCTGGTGGAATAACCGGAAGGATGTTGAGAACCATCCATTCTGGCTTGTTGCCAGATTTGTAGAAGGCGTCCAAGACATCCAAACGACGCACAGCCTTCACACGTTTTTGACCAGTTGCAGTCTTCAATTCTTCTTTCAAGAGAGCAATTTCAGCTTCCAGATCCACTTGTTTCAAGAGGTCTTGGATGGCTTCTGCACCCATCTTAGCTACAAAGGAACCTGGTCCGTATTCACGCAAGCGTTCACGGTATTCACGTTCTGTCATGATGGATTTGTGCTCAAGTGGAGTATCTTTTGGATCGATCACCACATAAGCTGCGAAGTAGATGACTTCTTCAAGGGCACGAGGGCTCATATCCAAGGTCAATCCCATACGAGAAGGGATTCCTTTGAAGTACCAGATGTGTGATACAGGTGCTTTCAACTCGATGTGCCCCATGCGTTCACGACGAACTTTCGCACGTGTTACTTCAACCCCACAGCGGTCACAAACAATCCCTTTGTAACGGATTCGTTTGTATTTCCCACACGCACATTCCCAGTCTTTTGTAGGTCCAAAGATGACTTCATCAAAGAGACCTTCACGTTCTGGCTTCAATGTACGGTAGTTGATTGTTTCAGGTTTCTTGACCTCTCCATAAGACCATGAACGGACCTTGCTTGGAGAAGCTAGGGTGATTTGCATACTTTTAAAACGATTTACATCAACCACTATTTCTTACCTTTCCTTGTTTTCATACTTGTTTCATTTGGATACAGCTTAGGTGGGGGAAGAAAGGAAACTTTCTTGCCACCTCCTTGTGTCTGTATCTTGTTATCGAATCATCCTGCTAGAAGCATTGGTTGCTCACAGGACAATCATTTTTACTGATTATTTTTCTGATTCTTCGGCATCAAAGGCTGCTTTTGCTTCCTTTGCTGCTTTTTCACGTGCTTTTTCAAGGTCATCCACATGAATCACATCATCGTCTTCTCCTTCATCAAGGTCACGAAGTTCCACTTCTTGATCATCTTCGTCCAAGACACGCATGTCAAGACCAAGTGATTGCAATTCTTTGACAAGAACGCGGAAGGATTCTGGTACACCTGGTTTTGGAATTGGTTTACCTTTGGTAATCGCTTCATAGGCCTTCAGACGTCCGTTGACATCGTCTGACTTGTAAGTCAAGATTTCTTGAAGGACATTTGACGCACCATAAGCCTCAAGGGCCCACACTTCCATTTCCCCGAAACGTTGTCCACCAAACTGAGCTTTCCCTCCGAGTGGTTGTTGGGTAACCATTGAGTATGGTCCGACTGAACGGGCATGGAGTTTATCATCAACCATGTGGTGAAGCTTGATCATGTACATGACACCGACAGAGACACGGTTGTCAAACGGCTCACCTGTACGTCCATCGTAAAGAATCGTCTTAGCATCGCTATCCATACCAGCTTCTTTCACAGTATCCCAGAGGTCTTCTGAGCTTGCTCCATCAAAGACTGGTGTCGCGATGTGAATACCCAAGTTACGAGCTGCCATACCAAGGTGAAGTTCCATAACCTGACCGATATTCATACGTGATGGCACCCCAAGAGGGTTCAACATGATATCAACCGGTGTACCGTCTGGAAGGTAAGGCATATCTTCAACTGGAACAATACGAGACACAACCCCTTTGTTTCCGTGACGACCGGCCATCTTATCTCCGACGCGGATCTTACGTTTTTGTGCAATGTAAACACGAACCAACATGTTGACACCAGATTGTAATTCATCACCGTTTGCACGGGTAAAGATCTTAACATCGCGAACGACTCCATCTCCACCGTGAGGTACACGGAGTGATGTATCACGCACTTCACGAGATTTATCCCCAAAGATAGCGTGAAGGAGACGTTCTTCGGCAGAAAGGTCTTTTTCACCTTTCGGTGTTACCTTACCGACAAGGATATCGCCTTCTTTAACCTCAGCACCAATACGGATAATACCTGTTTCATCCAAGTCACGAAGAGCATCTTCCCCGACGTTTGGAATTTCACGGGTAATTTCTTCAGGGCCTAACTTGGTATCGCGTGTTTCTGATTCGAATTCTTCCAAGTGAACAGATGTGTAGACATCTTCTTTCACCAAGCGTTCGCTCATGATAACAGCATCCTCGAAGTTATACCCTTCCCAAGTCATGTAAGCGACGATTGGGTTTTGACCAAGGGCCATTTCCCCTTTTTCCATCGATGGACCATCAGCGATAAAGTCGCCTTTTTCAACGGTTTCACCAACTTTAACCAGAGTACGTTGGTTGTAAGCTGTACCGGAGTTTGAACGACGGAATTTTTGAACATGGTAGACGTCCAAAGAACCATCTTCCCGACGGACTTCCACCTTATCCGCATCTGCATAGGTAACTTTACCATCATGTTGAGCAATGACTGCAGCTCCTGAGTCATGGGCTGCTTGGTATTCCATACCAGTACCCACATAAGGGGCTTTTGGATCAATCAATGGAACAGCCTGACGTTGCATGTTGGCACCCATGAGGGCACGGTTGGAGTCATCGTTTTCCAAGAAAGGAATACATGCTGTCGCAACAGCAACTACTTGTTTTGGAGATACGTCCATGTAGTCGACTTGATCAGATGGGAACTCTTGGTTGTTACCACGGTGACGTCCCATAACGATTGGCTCAGCAAAGCCACCCTTTTCGTTCAACTTAGAATTGGCCTGAGCGACGATGTACTCATCTTCTTCATCGGCTGTCAACCAAACGATTTCGTTGGTCACTACACCTTTTTCACGGTCTACCTTACGGTATGGCGTTTGGATGAAACCATACTTGTTCAAGTGTCCATAAGATGACAAGTTGTTGATCAAACCGATGTTTGGTCCTTCAGGTGTTTCGATTGGACACATCCGACCATAGTGGGTATAGTGCACGTCACGCACTTCATATCCGGCACGGTCACGTGTCAAACCACCAGGCCCTAAGGCAGACAAACGACGTTTGTGAGACAACTCAGAAAGTGGGTTGTGTTGGTCCATGAACTGTGACAACTGTGAAGAACCAAAGAATTCTTTAATTGCTGCAGTTACGGGACGAATGTTAATAATTTGTTGTGGTGTCAAGACATCGTTATCTTGTACAGACATCCGTTCGCGAACGTTTCGTTCCATCCGTGAAAGTCCAAGACGCACTTGGTTGGCAAGCAATTCACCAACGGCACGAATCCGACGGTTTCCAAGGTGGTCGATATCATCCACGCGGCCAAGACCTTCTGCAAGGTTCAAGAAATAGCTCATCTCTGCCAAGATATCTGCTGGAGTTACAATCCGTACTTTGTCAGATGGGTTGGCATTTCCGATGATGGTGACAACGCGGTCTGGATCTGTTGGAGCGACAACTTTGAATTTTTGCAATTCTACTGGTTCTGTCAAAACAGCAGCATCATTTGGAATGTAGGTGATTTTGTTCAAACCGTTATCCAATTGTTCAGAGATGCTGTCGATCACATCGCGCGTCATGACAGTACCAGCTTCTACAAGGATTTCCCCTGTTTCAGCATCTACCAATGGTTCTGCGATTGTTTGGTTCAACAAGCGGTTCTTGATATTGAGTTTCTTGTTGATCTTGTAGCGACCGACAGGAGCCAAGTCATAACGACGTGGATCAAAGAAACGAGCTACCAACAAGCTGCGTGAGCTTTCCGCTGTTTTTCGTTCACCCGGACGAAGACGCTCGTAGATTTCTTTGAGGGCTTCATCTGTCCGTGAATCCATTGGATTTTTGTGGATATCTTTTTCAATGGTATTACGAACCAATTCGCTATCCCCAAAGATATCGATGATTTCATCATCTCCAGAGAATCCAAGAGCACGCACAAGAGTTGTAAATGGAATCTTACGTGTGCGGTCGATACGTGTGTAAGCAATGTCTTTTGAGTCGGTTTCAAGCTCTAACCAAGCCCCACGGTTAGGGATAACAGTTGATCCATAACCAACCTTACCATTCTTGTCCACCTTATCATTGAAGTAGACACCTGGTGAGCGGACCAACTGAGATACGATAATCCGTTCTCCACCATTGATGATAAAGGTTCCCATTTCAGTCATGATTGGGAAATCACCAAAGAAAACTTCTTGGGTCTTGATTTCACCTGTTTCTTTGTTGACCAAACGGAAGGTCACAAAGATTGGTGCTGAGTAGCTGGCATCGTGGATGCGCGCTTCTTCAAGCGAATACTTAGGTTCGCGGATTTCATAACCCACAAATTCCAATTCCATTGTATCCGTGAAGTTTGAGATGGGAAGCACATCTTCAAATACTTCCTTCAAGCCATGATCCAAGAAATCTTTGAATGAGTCTGTCTGGATTTCAATCAAGTTTGGTAAATCAAGAACCTCTTTGATTCTTGAAAAACTACGACGGGTCCGATGTTTCCCGTATTGAACGTCATGTCCTGCCAAAGTTTTTAGCTCCTTTTTCCATACTAGGATAGCTTGGTAAAATGACTTTCACCACCTATCCGGTTTTAACTACAATTGTGTGATTTGCATCACGTGAAGAGCTGTCTCTTCACCTCATTCGTCGCATTTTGTAATTTTTAGAAAAATTAAATTTGTGTAACAAACTAGGTTTTTTCTGAAAAATAGGCACAAAAAGAGCAGCTAAATCGACTTATTCAAGTAAGATTTAACTGCTGTAAGCTCTTATTTGGACAATATTTCAAATAAAGCACACGACAAATTAGTTATCACTATTATACCGTTTTTTGCTCCAAAAATCAAGGCTTTCTCTAGGTTTTCTACTGGATCAGACTAGCGTCGATTGCCACGATTTGAGCTGTTTCGATTTGAACTATTGCTGGATGAACTATTGGTTGTCGAATTGTTCTTATTATTCGACTGATTTCCACTGGAATTACCGAGAATCGCTGCCCAAGCACTTTGATAATCGCTATCCGATCCCCCGATGGCAAAGCGGTATTGAGTGGTTGGCGCTCCGTTTTTGGCCCAAAGGCTCGTCACCATTTGACCGCTCACATCGATATCCCGACCATTGACATTGACGCGGCCCGGTCTTTCACCAGTCGATTTGAGTACTTCAGAGCGGATCACACTCTTATCGAGAGTGAATTTATCCTGAATCCCAAAGAGACTTGGATCTGCTTGGTAAATTGCATTCGCCAACTGCGCCATGTATTGGGCATTGTTGTTGTATCCAGTCAAGGTCTGCATGGAAGCATTGTTGTCATGGCCGATCCAACCTCCTAAAGAAACATTAGGGGTGGACAACATGAGCCACATATCCCCATTTGAGTTAGTGGTACCGGTTTTTCCAATCCAGTCTGCACCTGCCAGCGTTGGGTTGACTTGGCTAATCCGTGACTTAAAGGTCGTTGTAGCACCAGACGTAATAACCCCGCGCAAGAGATCCTGCATAATCGTTGCCGTTGCTGGAGAGTAAACACGAACAGGATCTGCCTCGTGCTTGTAGACTACATCCCCATCTCGATCAATGATTTGTTCTACCATGTAGCGTTTGAGGTAGTTCCCATTGTTAGCAATGGTTTGGAAACCATTGGTATGTTGGGCAACAGTGACCTCAATTCCTCCCCCCATCGGCAGACTCTCAATGCCATATTCAGGGATATCATAGCCCATTTTCTTCATGTAGGATGGGACATCCACACCTTTTTCACGAAGAGTCCGGTAAGTCCAGTAAGCTGGAATATTCCATGAGGTATTGAGGGCCTCACGGAGATCCATCATGGCTGTCCCTCGGCTATCCACGTGCATGATCGGCTCCCCACTTGAGAAATTAGTCGGGTAGTTAGAAAGGATGCTATTGCTTCCCATCAAGCCTTGGTCGATGGCAATCCCATAGGCCAACAGTGGTTTGATTGTAGACCCTGGGGAACGCTCTGTATCAAAGGCATGGTTGTTTTGGTTGCCGTCAAAATTCCGTCCACCGATAAATCCTAAAACGGCACCCGTTCGGTTGTCCATAAGGACATTCCCAACTTCTACAAGACCCGTCCCATCATCCAAGACGCTGCCAAAATTCGCTACTGCGGCCTGCATGGCATTGTGAACCGGTTTGTTAATCGTGGTTTGAATGGTGTAGCCACCTTCGCGCAACTCGCTCTCCGCTAATTCTTGATAAGCCTTGACGGTTTCATTATTTTTCAAGTCTTGCTTGGTGACATTGTCTCGCTTGATCAAGTAATCATACATGGCCTCTTTTGCTTCTGCCATGGCTTGGAAGTAGAGGTAGTCATGCGGTGTTTTCTCGATGCCATCTGGAGCGATGAAGTCTTTGGTCAAGTCGTACTGAGCATAGGTCTCGTAGTCTTTTTTCGACAAGGCTCCTGTCCGGTACATATTGAACAAAACGTCTTTGGCACGCGCCAGACCTAACTCGAGGTTCTCCTTGCTCTTTAGGCTACCGTCTGCAGCATAAGGAGAGTAGACAATCGGACTTTGTGGCAAGCCAGCGATAAAGGCCGCTTGTGGAACGGACAAGTCTTTCGCAGAGACGCCAAAGATCCCTTGAGCTGCAGCTTCCACACCCGCAATATTTTGTCCCCGATTGTTTCGTCCAAAAGGCGAAACATTTAAGTAGGTGGTTAGGATTTCATTTTTATCCATTCCCCGCTCTAAAGCCAAGGCATCGACAATCTCTGTCGCCTTACGAGTAAAGGTTGGAGCGTCTCCCACGACTTGCTGTTTGATCAACTGCTGGGTCAGGGTTGATCCCCCACTAGAGGAACCCACGCCGGCTACAGATCCAAGTGTTGCCCGAAGAACGGCTTTAGGTACAACTCCCTTGTGGCTTTCAAAATTCTCATCCTCAGTAGCGATCACAGCCTTCTTGACATTGTCTGAAATGGCGTCTCCTGCGACTGGCGTGCGGATCAAATCACTGTCCACTTCTGCAATCAAGCTCTTATCGGAATAAGTCAGTTTTGAAACACTGCTGACGTTGCGGACCTGCTGGACCAATTCTTCTGTCTTTGGAACCTTGACATTGCAAAAGAGGCTCGCCGCATAACCAATCCCAATCCCTGCGCCAAATAAAAAGAGGCACACGAACAGGGCGATCATGACATCCCACAGGAGTTTGAGGGTGCGCAAAAAGGTCGCAAAAATATCGCCGACAGACCAGCTACTTTCCTCATTTTTTTCCTTATTCGGAGTTTCTGTATACATCTTTGCAAAGAATTTTTGGACTTTCTTCCAAAACTCTTGCAGCTTCTCTTTTAATTGATTCACTGATTCTTTCTCCTTGTTCCCTATATTATAGCAGATTAGGCCCTTTGTTTTCAATCACAAGAGCGTAGAAATCGTCACTCATTCTTCCTGGGTAAGGACAAGAAAATGATGGAAACCATTGCCATTTCCGTGGTTTATGGTAGAATAGAGAGATGAATAAACTTATAAAGGAGAAAAGACACATGCACATTTTTGATGAGCTAAAAGAGCGTGGTTTGGTATTTCAAACGACGGATGAAGAAGCCTTACGCAAAGCACTGGAAGAAGGTCAGCTTTCTTATTATACTGGTTATGATCCAACTGCTGACAGCCTTCACCTTGGTCACTTGGTTGCTATCTTGACGAGCCGTCGTCTTCAACTAGCAGGCCACAAACCTTATGCGCTCGTTGGCGGTGCGACTGGTCTCATTGGAGATCCGTCCTTCAAAGATGCTGAACGTAGTCTCCAAACAAAAGAAACGGTACAAGAATGGGTTCGCTCCATTCAAGGGCAATTGTCTCGTTTCCTCGATTTTGAAAATGGTGACAATAAAGCCGAAATGGTCAACAACTACGATTGGTTTGGAAGCATTAGCTTTATTGACTTCCTTCGTGATGTCGGAAAATACTTTACGGTCAATGCTATGATGAGTA of Streptococcus sp. S5 contains these proteins:
- the wecB gene encoding non-hydrolyzing UDP-N-acetylglucosamine 2-epimerase, with translation MGKLKIMVVFGTRPEAIKMAPLVLELQKQKEVIETITVVTAQHRQMLDQVLETFNIVPDYDLDIMGKSQTLLDITSKILNQLDPVIKKEKPDMVLVHGDTTTTFAASLVAFYNQVRIGHVEAGLRTFDKYSPYPEEMNRQMTDDLADLYFAPTGESKANLLKENHPESSIVVTGNTAIDALKLTVQEDYHHEVLDQLDPDKKVILVTMHRRENQGQPMRAVFGALREMVDQEPTIEVVYPVHLSPAVQEAANDLLGEHDRIHLIEPLDVLDFHNLASRSYFIMSDSGGVQEEAPSLGKPVLVLRDTTERPEGVKAGTLKLVGTDPTVVKSTMTELLSNESLYLQMANARNPYGDGKASERIVQAIKHYFGQGEAAEEFHEGEKE
- the rpoB gene encoding DNA-directed RNA polymerase subunit beta, which encodes MAGHDVQYGKHRTRRSFSRIKEVLDLPNLIEIQTDSFKDFLDHGLKEVFEDVLPISNFTDTMELEFVGYEIREPKYSLEEARIHDASYSAPIFVTFRLVNKETGEIKTQEVFFGDFPIMTEMGTFIINGGERIIVSQLVRSPGVYFNDKVDKNGKVGYGSTVIPNRGAWLELETDSKDIAYTRIDRTRKIPFTTLVRALGFSGDDEIIDIFGDSELVRNTIEKDIHKNPMDSRTDEALKEIYERLRPGERKTAESSRSLLVARFFDPRRYDLAPVGRYKINKKLNIKNRLLNQTIAEPLVDAETGEILVEAGTVMTRDVIDSISEQLDNGLNKITYIPNDAAVLTEPVELQKFKVVAPTDPDRVVTIIGNANPSDKVRIVTPADILAEMSYFLNLAEGLGRVDDIDHLGNRRIRAVGELLANQVRLGLSRMERNVRERMSVQDNDVLTPQQIINIRPVTAAIKEFFGSSQLSQFMDQHNPLSELSHKRRLSALGPGGLTRDRAGYEVRDVHYTHYGRMCPIETPEGPNIGLINNLSSYGHLNKYGFIQTPYRKVDREKGVVTNEIVWLTADEEDEYIVAQANSKLNEKGGFAEPIVMGRHRGNNQEFPSDQVDYMDVSPKQVVAVATACIPFLENDDSNRALMGANMQRQAVPLIDPKAPYVGTGMEYQAAHDSGAAVIAQHDGKVTYADADKVEVRREDGSLDVYHVQKFRRSNSGTAYNQRTLVKVGETVEKGDFIADGPSMEKGEMALGQNPIVAYMTWEGYNFEDAVIMSERLVKEDVYTSVHLEEFESETRDTKLGPEEITREIPNVGEDALRDLDETGIIRIGAEVKEGDILVGKVTPKGEKDLSAEERLLHAIFGDKSREVRDTSLRVPHGGDGVVRDVKIFTRANGDELQSGVNMLVRVYIAQKRKIRVGDKMAGRHGNKGVVSRIVPVEDMPYLPDGTPVDIMLNPLGVPSRMNIGQVMELHLGMAARNLGIHIATPVFDGASSEDLWDTVKEAGMDSDAKTILYDGRTGEPFDNRVSVGVMYMIKLHHMVDDKLHARSVGPYSMVTQQPLGGKAQFGGQRFGEMEVWALEAYGASNVLQEILTYKSDDVNGRLKAYEAITKGKPIPKPGVPESFRVLVKELQSLGLDMRVLDEDDQEVELRDLDEGEDDDVIHVDDLEKAREKAAKEAKAAFDAEESEK
- the rpoC gene encoding DNA-directed RNA polymerase subunit beta' — translated: MVDVNRFKSMQITLASPSKVRSWSYGEVKKPETINYRTLKPEREGLFDEVIFGPTKDWECACGKYKRIRYKGIVCDRCGVEVTRAKVRRERMGHIELKAPVSHIWYFKGIPSRMGLTLDMSPRALEEVIYFAAYVVIDPKDTPLEHKSIMTEREYRERLREYGPGSFVAKMGAEAIQDLLKQVDLEAEIALLKEELKTATGQKRVKAVRRLDVLDAFYKSGNKPEWMVLNILPVIPPDLRPMVQLDGGRFAASDLNDLYRRVINRNNRLARLLELNAPGIIVQNEKRMLQEAVDALIDNGRRGRPITGPGSRPLKSLSHMLKGKQGRFRQNLLGKRVDFSGRSVIAVGPTLKMYQCGVPREMAIELFKPFVMREIVARDIVQNVKAAKRLVERGDERIWDILEEVIKEHPVLLNRAPTLHRLGIQAFEPVLIDGKALRLHPLVCEAYNADFDGDQMAIHVPLSEEAQAEARILMLAAEHILNPKDGKPVVTPSQDMVLGNYYLTMEEAGREGEGMVFKDRDEAVMALRNGYVHLHTRVGIATDSLNKPWTEAQQHKILLTTVGKILFNDIMPAELPYLQEPNNANLTEGVPAKYFLEPGQDVKAAIEKLELNVPFKKKNLGNIIAEIFKRFRTTETSAFLDRLKDLGYHHSTLAGLTVGIADIPVVEDKAEIIEESHKRVEQITKQFRRGLITDDERYNAVTAEWRAAREKLEKRLVDNQDPKNPIVMMMDSGARGNISNFSQLAGMRGLMAAPNGRIMELPILSNFREGLSVLEMFFSTHGARKGMTDTALKTADSGYLTRRLVDVAQDVIIREDDCGTDRGLVIRAITDGKEMIEPLEERLTGRYTKKSVKHPETGEVIVGPDTLISEDLAREIVKAGVEEVTIRSVFTCNTRHGVCRHCYGINLATGDAVEVGEAVGTIAAQSIGEPGTQLTMRTFHTGGVASNTDITQGLPRVQEIFEARNPKGEAVITEVKGEVTAIEEDASTRTKKVFVSGATGEGEYVVPYTARMKVEVGDQVSRGDALTEGSIQPKRLLAVRDVLSVETYLLAEVQKVYRSQGVEIGDKHIEVMVRQMIRKVRVMDPGDTDLLMGTLMDITDFTDANKDVLISGGVPATARPVLMGITKASLETNSFLSAASFQETTRVLTDAAIRGKKDHLLGLKENVIIGKIIPAGTGMARYRNLEPQAINEVEIIEEVPLTDGTVDEVQTAEVIEE